The Leptospira langatensis DNA segment GCTTCACGCATAAAAACAGCTTAAGAATTTGGTATTCCTAAAGATTATAAATCTTAGAAGAAACACAAATAGAGAAGTAGATAGGAATATCCGAGAGATCGAGTCTCTCGAATATTTGTCCTCCACGATTATCGGAAATTATAATTTATTACAATATGAGGCTGGAGCATCGGAAGCGCTTCTTGCGCGGGTGTAGCAGATTGTATTTGCTTGGGTCGTTACTCCTAAGAGTTGCAATGGTCCTCCTACAGGATACTGGGCATTCGATGGTGCTCCACTCGACCAAGAGAAACGGTAATCGCCTTGTATTTTCGAACTTATAATAGTCCCTTTTACGTTTGTGTTATTCATACACGAAATGATATTATTATTTTGTATGATCAGCCAAGCGGTGGGGTTCGGAGTGGGATCTTGCACACAATTGTAAACTGCTACCCAATTTCCGTTCAATAAAGTCTGCGTTTCTTCCGATGTCTCTTTTTGCTCCTTGCATCCTGTGACAAATAACATGCCGACAGATAGAAGCAGAAATAACGTTATATTTCTCATAATATTCTCCAATTAAGAAATAATAATATTTCCTGAATTTTGTGAGGCAAAGTGAATAACGTGTTAAAAATTAGTCAATTTATTTTTAATAATTGCAAGTTTGTCGAATCGAGGATCCGATAATTTATAAGGAGCAGGGGAGATCCTCCCGTTTAGATCGGTTTTGAGTGGGGAAGCCCTTATTTATGATTTGATAAGAGTGTAGAGTCTAAAACTTCCTAATACAAGTACTCCGTCGCCTGGAAGAGTTTTTACCAAGGTTGAGATCTCTTCCGATTGGATTCCATAGGATTCAAATCCTTTCGGAAGTAAGAAGCCTGTTCCTTGTACAAATCGAGCCTCCGTTCCCCATCTCTTTACGAAAGAAAGAATTTCTTCGGCCATTTTTTCCCCTTCTTTGTCGGGGAGGAATCCTGCGATGATAGAATATCCTTTTTGCGGGAAGAGGGATTCGAGCGAGTTCAAGGTGACTTTGATCGCATCCGGATTATGAGCAGGATCGTAAACGATCATTGGGGACTTGGATACGATCTCTAGACGTCCCGGAGGCAGATCCGGGATCTCGGTTCTCTCCTGCGGTAGATCCGCTATCTCTCCATTGTCGGGACCTCGGCCTGTGAGACCCGCAGGAAAGGTAGGTCTATCCGATTGTGAAAAGCCCAGGGATCTGGAAATTGAATGATCTTTTTCTAATATTCCTGAATAGATCTCTTTTACGATAAGATCCGCAAATCCCCTATTGTGCTCTAAATATGGTTTTCCGGACGGAAGAGAAGGGAATAGACGCAAAGGGATCTTTCTTCTTTCGCATTCTCCTTGTAGGATAGGAAGTAGGTCCTCTCCCGGATGAAAGGAGAATACTTGCTTGGTCCTTTCAGATAAGATGCCTAGTTTTTCTTTTAGGATCAGATCCTTTGTGTTGCCTAAGACTGCCTTGTGATCTTCTCCTATGGCGCAAACGACCAGGATATCCGGTTCACAGAGTTTGGTGGCGTCTAACCTTCCTCCTAGACCCGCTTCGTAGACCTGGACGGAGATGTCTTTTTGTTCAAAGAGCACGAATGCGCCTAGGGTAAACCATTCAAACCAAGAAAGAAAGGAGAGTTCTTCTTTCGTACTTTGGGAGAATAAGATTTCGGAGACTTCTTTCAGATCGGCGTCGGTTACCGGATCGAATTTTTGTCCGAGGCGGATCCTTTCTTTCGGATCCAAGAGATGGGGAGAAGTATATAGTCCTGTAGAATATCCTAATTTACTGAATCGATATGCTAGAAAATGGGAGATCGATCCCTTCCCGTTCGTGCCTACGACAGAGATTCGGAGTCTGGGTTTCTTCCGTTCTCTCCAATCATGAGAGTCCAAGAGCTCTCGGAACGGCTCAAGGCTATAATTCCCGAATACGTTGAAATTTCGGGTCTTCTCCAAATTGGTCAGACTGGAGCCGAATTCTAAGAAATCAGGAAATTGCAAGTGAGTCTTCCGTCTTGGTAGTATATTTTGTTTTTCTTTATTAAAAATCTGGAAACCAGGTCGTTCAGGCGTATCCCAGGCTCTTCAGGAGTCTCTCTCTTCCCTTTTGGATCAGCTCTGGCTTGAGGGAAACTCCCGTGAATAACTTGAATTGTTCCACTGCCTGGTAGAGTAGCATCTCGGTTCCTGGGACGATTTTCGCTCCCTTCTTCTTAGCACCTAAGACCAAGGGAGTCTCCAAAGGATTATAGACTATATCGAATACAACCTGACCCTCTCTAAAACAGGTTTCCGGAATAACAGGTCCCGGTTCTTTTCCCTTCATTCCGAGTGGGGTAGTGTGGATGATGAGAGAATACTCCGAAAAATCCTTCTGCACTTCTTCTAAGCTTTTGGACCTGAGTTGGGAAGAAGTAACCTTGGTCAATAATTCCAATAATTCTTTCGAAGCACCGGAGTTTCTTGCGGCAACGGTGAGATCCTTCACTTCTCCTTCTTTCAATAAGGAGAAGGAAATCCCTCGAGCACTTCCTCCGCTTCCTAAGAGAAGGACTTTTCCTTTTAAGGACTCGGGATATTCTTCTAAGACGGCTCGGACTGCGCCTTTTCCGTCCGTATTATACGCGCTAATCGATCCGTTTTCCAAGACCAATGTATTGCTGGCCTTGACTGCTTGGGAGATCTCGTCCGTTTGATCTGCGATCTGAAATGCAGTTTCTTTATGAGGAATGGTGACAGAGAGCCCTCTGACTCCATATTTGCTTAAGGTGGAAAGTTCCTTTTTTTCCAATGTGTCGACTGGAAAAACCAAGTATCCGCAATCTAAGTTTAGATCTTCGTACCAGGACGTATGTAGAATGGGGGACAATGTATGTGAGAGCGGTTGTCCCACGATCCCAAAGTATTTTGAACTGTCTCGAAAGATTTTCAAATCGTCCTGCTTCTTTTTTACTAAAATTCTCGACTTTATCCCAAAACCCGGAAAACCTGTAAAGCAGATGGGAATCCTGGCCTCGCTCAACGATTTTCTTCCTTTCATTGGCACTCAACCCTTTTTAGTCTTAGCGTCTTCTTCGGGGTGGTGGACTACGTTCACTGATATCCTCTTCGTTTTATCGATTAGCGGTGGGTTGGCCTGGTATTTTTATTATTATAAGAGAAAAGATCTCTTAGGCGGTTATTGGGTCGCCTTCTTGGTGGCCTTGCTTGGCTCCCTTATCATTCTTTCTCTCTTCCAAGATCCGATCCGAGAAGTCGTTTATTGGCTGATCTCACCTAAGATCGGGATTTACCAAGTTGCGAATGTGAATTTGATCGCGGTAATTATCGGAGGATATTCCGTTCTCTATATCATGAATCGCATCAACCACAATAAAGAAAGAAGGGATTA contains these protein-coding regions:
- a CDS encoding glutamate ligase domain-containing protein, with translation MQFPDFLEFGSSLTNLEKTRNFNVFGNYSLEPFRELLDSHDWRERKKPRLRISVVGTNGKGSISHFLAYRFSKLGYSTGLYTSPHLLDPKERIRLGQKFDPVTDADLKEVSEILFSQSTKEELSFLSWFEWFTLGAFVLFEQKDISVQVYEAGLGGRLDATKLCEPDILVVCAIGEDHKAVLGNTKDLILKEKLGILSERTKQVFSFHPGEDLLPILQGECERRKIPLRLFPSLPSGKPYLEHNRGFADLIVKEIYSGILEKDHSISRSLGFSQSDRPTFPAGLTGRGPDNGEIADLPQERTEIPDLPPGRLEIVSKSPMIVYDPAHNPDAIKVTLNSLESLFPQKGYSIIAGFLPDKEGEKMAEEILSFVKRWGTEARFVQGTGFLLPKGFESYGIQSEEISTLVKTLPGDGVLVLGSFRLYTLIKS
- the aroE gene encoding shikimate dehydrogenase, with the protein product MKIFRDSSKYFGIVGQPLSHTLSPILHTSWYEDLNLDCGYLVFPVDTLEKKELSTLSKYGVRGLSVTIPHKETAFQIADQTDEISQAVKASNTLVLENGSISAYNTDGKGAVRAVLEEYPESLKGKVLLLGSGGSARGISFSLLKEGEVKDLTVAARNSGASKELLELLTKVTSSQLRSKSLEEVQKDFSEYSLIIHTTPLGMKGKEPGPVIPETCFREGQVVFDIVYNPLETPLVLGAKKKGAKIVPGTEMLLYQAVEQFKLFTGVSLKPELIQKGRERLLKSLGYA